A window from Corythoichthys intestinalis isolate RoL2023-P3 chromosome 10, ASM3026506v1, whole genome shotgun sequence encodes these proteins:
- the mocos gene encoding molybdenum cofactor sulfurase isoform X2: MDFYKLNSLESFEEVWGRYGYGENLEDVLEAEFTRIKGTVYLDHAATTLYPESLVRSYCLDISRNVYGNPHSHNPSSRLTHETVERVRYRILQHFNTTPEEYAVIFTSGCTAAIKLAAEVFPWRSQTESEEGSHFCYFTDNHTSVVGIRGLTSNWGVVTLPVFPEEVENRAKDKAQGEDTVCQTPHLFCYPAQSNFSGRKYPLSHVKGIQARRLYPACDHGGQWFVLLDAASLVSCSPLNLQDCPADFIPISFYKIFGFPTGLGALLVRNNAAGILKKAYFGGGTAAAYLSGEDYYVQAANLSDRFEDGTVSFLDIIALNHSFEALYRITGGMQNIQQHTFGLARYTYMLLSSLCHGNGRPVAQMYTQGQFDSPSTQGAILNFNLIDSHGEIIGYSQVARMASLFNIYVRTGCFCNTGACQSFVGITNQQMKRNLQAGHVCGDTVDIVDGQPTGSVRVSFGYMSIFDDCQKFLNFVAECFVKKPVTVDHARLERLKAASASNEETTVNINEVTRKVEEKKVLQKGFEHACVSREGPYTLTNIYIYPIKSCGAFEVHSWPVGPQGLLYDRGWMVVNGNGVCLSQKREPRLCLIRPQVHLSSNELLLQASRMNTISVPLEIRSGTHASSPICQSKVCGDRVETIDCGDKAAAWLSVLLGQPCRLIRQNPDFTRHMKKKSDTRAAISSSLSLVNEAQYLMINRASVELIHKVMSSRQDDPEIDIENIIGRFRANFVIAGFEPFEEDMWSNLIIGNVPFMVRGQCGRCQMVGVDQSTGTKTKEPLISLSAYRNGKVTFGVYLTHQLPDDSPTAGVLSAGSHILPELHAS, encoded by the exons ATGGACTTCTACAAACTTAACTCTTTAGAATCATTTGAGGAGGTTTGGGGTCGTTATGGTTACGGAGAAAACCTAGAGGACGTGCTTGAGGCGGAGTTCACGCGGATTAAAG GAACTGTATATCTGGATCATGCAGCAACTACTTTATACCCGGAATCACTGGTTAGAAGCTACTGTCTGGATATTTCAAGAAACGTATATG GAAACCCTCACAGCCACAACCCAAGTAGCAGGTTGACACATGAGACCGTGGAGAGGGTCAGATACAG GATATTGCAGCATTTCAACACTACCCCTGAGGAGTACGCTGTGATTTTCACTTCTGGCTGTACGGCTGCTATCAAATTAGCGGCAGAGGTCTTCCCCTGGAGGTCACAGACGGAAAGCGAAGAAGGCAGTCACTTTTGCTACTTCACTGACAACCATACATCTGTTGTTGGCATAAGAGGACTAACATCTAACTGGGGAGTAGTTACACTGCCCGTCTTCCCTGAGGAAGTGGAAAATAGGGCAAAAGATAAGGCTCAGGGTGAAGATACGGTTTGTCAGACGccacatctgttctgctacccaGCACAGAGCAACTTCTCAGGGAGGAAGTATCCCCTTAGCCATGTAAAAGGCATTCAGGCAAGACGTCTTTACCCAGCATGTGACCATGGAGGCCAATGGTTTGTGCTGCTGGACGCAGCCTCACTTGTCAGCTGTTCCCCACTAAACCTCCAAGACTGCCCTGCTGATTTTATTCCCATCTCCTTCTACAAGATATTTGGCTTCCCCACAGGTCTGGGGGCTCTCCTTGTACGTAACAATGCAGCAGGCATACTAAAAAAGGCTTATTTTGGAGGAGGCACTGCAGCCGCTTACCTTTCTGGAGAAGATTATTATGTGCAGGCTGCAAACCTTTCTGATAG ATTCGAAGATGGCACTGTCTCATTTTTGGACATCATTGCCCTCAACCATAGTTTTGAAGCTCTATACAGGATCACCG GGGGAATGCAAAACATACAACAGCACACCTTTGGTTTAGCACGTTATACTTACATGCTTCTGTCAAGTCTTTGCCATGGCAACGGGCGACCAGTGGCACAGATGTACACACAAGGCCAGTTTGACAGTCCAAGCACACAGGGTGCAATACTAAACTTCAACCTTATTGATTCTCATGGAGAAATAATTGGATATTCTCAG GTTGCCAGAATGGCAAGTTTGTTCAACATTTATGTACGCACTGGATGCTTTTGCAACACTGGAGCCTGTCAGAGTTTTGTTGGGATCACAAATCAGCAGATGAAGAGAAACCTGCAG gCCGGCCACGTCTGCGGAGACACGGTCGACATAGTGGATGGGCAGCCAACTGGATCTGTACGCGTGTCATTTGGCTACATGTCAATATTTGACGACTGTCAAAAGTTTCTGAATTTTGTTGCTGAGTGCTTTGTGAAGAAACCCGTGACAGTAGACCATGCAAGACTGGAGAGGCTTAAAGCAGCTAGCGCATCAAATGAAGAGACAACTGTCAATATCAACGAAGTAACACGCaaagttgaagaaaaaaaagttttgcagAAGGGATTTGAGCATGCGTGCGTGAGCCGCGAGGGGCCTTATACATTGACTAACATCTACATATATCCCATCAAATCATGCGGTGCATTTGAG GTCCACAGCTGGCCGGTAGGACCTCAGGGTTTActgtatgacagaggctggatgGTGGTAAATGGAAATGGCGTGTGCTTGAGTCAGAAAAGAGAGCCGCGTTTATGCCTCATTCGCCCACAAGTTCATCTGTCCTCAAACGAATTGCTCCTGCAGGCATCAA GGATGAATACCATTTCAGTTCCATTGGAAATCAGAAGTGGAACGCACGCAAGCTCTCCAATCTGTCAGAGTAAAGTTTGTGGTGATAG AGTGGAGACTATTGACTGCGGTGATAAGGCTGCAGCGTGGCTTTCAGTCTTGCTTGGACAGCCATGTCGCCTCATAAGACAAAATCCTGATTTCACTCGACATATGAAAAAGAAGTCTGATACAAGAG CCGCCATCTCCTCGTCACTCTCCCTGGTGAATGAAGCGCAGTATCTCATGATCAACCGTGCAAGTGTGGAGCTCATTCACAAAGTAATGAGCAGCAG GCAAGACGATCCTGAGATTGACATAGAGAACATCATCGGTCGTTTCCGAGCCAATTTTGTTATCGcagggtttgaaccatttgaggAGGACATGTGGTCAAACTTGATTATTGGCAACGTTCCATTCATG GTAAGAGGGCAATGTGGACGGTGCCAAATGGTTGGAGTCGATCAGAGCACTGGAACCAAAACAAAGGAGCCTCTGATATCTCTTTCTGCATACCGCAATGGAAAG GTTACATTTGGTGTATACTTGACCCACCAGTTGCCAGACGATTCACCAACAGCTGGTGTTCTCAGTGCTGGTTCCCACATACTGCCAGAGCTCCATGCTTCTTAA
- the mocos gene encoding molybdenum cofactor sulfurase isoform X1, with protein MTIDLPVDPCLDTYNDCKTVSCHSKPEWKQKKRGVYLNVKKSLYLGTVYLDHAATTLYPESLVRSYCLDISRNVYGNPHSHNPSSRLTHETVERVRYRILQHFNTTPEEYAVIFTSGCTAAIKLAAEVFPWRSQTESEEGSHFCYFTDNHTSVVGIRGLTSNWGVVTLPVFPEEVENRAKDKAQGEDTVCQTPHLFCYPAQSNFSGRKYPLSHVKGIQARRLYPACDHGGQWFVLLDAASLVSCSPLNLQDCPADFIPISFYKIFGFPTGLGALLVRNNAAGILKKAYFGGGTAAAYLSGEDYYVQAANLSDRFEDGTVSFLDIIALNHSFEALYRITGGMQNIQQHTFGLARYTYMLLSSLCHGNGRPVAQMYTQGQFDSPSTQGAILNFNLIDSHGEIIGYSQVARMASLFNIYVRTGCFCNTGACQSFVGITNQQMKRNLQAGHVCGDTVDIVDGQPTGSVRVSFGYMSIFDDCQKFLNFVAECFVKKPVTVDHARLERLKAASASNEETTVNINEVTRKVEEKKVLQKGFEHACVSREGPYTLTNIYIYPIKSCGAFEVHSWPVGPQGLLYDRGWMVVNGNGVCLSQKREPRLCLIRPQVHLSSNELLLQASRMNTISVPLEIRSGTHASSPICQSKVCGDRVETIDCGDKAAAWLSVLLGQPCRLIRQNPDFTRHMKKKSDTRAAISSSLSLVNEAQYLMINRASVELIHKVMSSRQDDPEIDIENIIGRFRANFVIAGFEPFEEDMWSNLIIGNVPFMVRGQCGRCQMVGVDQSTGTKTKEPLISLSAYRNGKVTFGVYLTHQLPDDSPTAGVLSAGSHILPELHAS; from the exons ATGACCATTGACCTGCCTGTAGATCCTTGTTTGGATACTTACAATGACTGCAAAACTGTTTCCTGCCATTCCAAACCTGAAtggaaacaaaaaaagagaGGTGTTTATCTTAACGTAAAGAAAAGTTTATATTTGG GAACTGTATATCTGGATCATGCAGCAACTACTTTATACCCGGAATCACTGGTTAGAAGCTACTGTCTGGATATTTCAAGAAACGTATATG GAAACCCTCACAGCCACAACCCAAGTAGCAGGTTGACACATGAGACCGTGGAGAGGGTCAGATACAG GATATTGCAGCATTTCAACACTACCCCTGAGGAGTACGCTGTGATTTTCACTTCTGGCTGTACGGCTGCTATCAAATTAGCGGCAGAGGTCTTCCCCTGGAGGTCACAGACGGAAAGCGAAGAAGGCAGTCACTTTTGCTACTTCACTGACAACCATACATCTGTTGTTGGCATAAGAGGACTAACATCTAACTGGGGAGTAGTTACACTGCCCGTCTTCCCTGAGGAAGTGGAAAATAGGGCAAAAGATAAGGCTCAGGGTGAAGATACGGTTTGTCAGACGccacatctgttctgctacccaGCACAGAGCAACTTCTCAGGGAGGAAGTATCCCCTTAGCCATGTAAAAGGCATTCAGGCAAGACGTCTTTACCCAGCATGTGACCATGGAGGCCAATGGTTTGTGCTGCTGGACGCAGCCTCACTTGTCAGCTGTTCCCCACTAAACCTCCAAGACTGCCCTGCTGATTTTATTCCCATCTCCTTCTACAAGATATTTGGCTTCCCCACAGGTCTGGGGGCTCTCCTTGTACGTAACAATGCAGCAGGCATACTAAAAAAGGCTTATTTTGGAGGAGGCACTGCAGCCGCTTACCTTTCTGGAGAAGATTATTATGTGCAGGCTGCAAACCTTTCTGATAG ATTCGAAGATGGCACTGTCTCATTTTTGGACATCATTGCCCTCAACCATAGTTTTGAAGCTCTATACAGGATCACCG GGGGAATGCAAAACATACAACAGCACACCTTTGGTTTAGCACGTTATACTTACATGCTTCTGTCAAGTCTTTGCCATGGCAACGGGCGACCAGTGGCACAGATGTACACACAAGGCCAGTTTGACAGTCCAAGCACACAGGGTGCAATACTAAACTTCAACCTTATTGATTCTCATGGAGAAATAATTGGATATTCTCAG GTTGCCAGAATGGCAAGTTTGTTCAACATTTATGTACGCACTGGATGCTTTTGCAACACTGGAGCCTGTCAGAGTTTTGTTGGGATCACAAATCAGCAGATGAAGAGAAACCTGCAG gCCGGCCACGTCTGCGGAGACACGGTCGACATAGTGGATGGGCAGCCAACTGGATCTGTACGCGTGTCATTTGGCTACATGTCAATATTTGACGACTGTCAAAAGTTTCTGAATTTTGTTGCTGAGTGCTTTGTGAAGAAACCCGTGACAGTAGACCATGCAAGACTGGAGAGGCTTAAAGCAGCTAGCGCATCAAATGAAGAGACAACTGTCAATATCAACGAAGTAACACGCaaagttgaagaaaaaaaagttttgcagAAGGGATTTGAGCATGCGTGCGTGAGCCGCGAGGGGCCTTATACATTGACTAACATCTACATATATCCCATCAAATCATGCGGTGCATTTGAG GTCCACAGCTGGCCGGTAGGACCTCAGGGTTTActgtatgacagaggctggatgGTGGTAAATGGAAATGGCGTGTGCTTGAGTCAGAAAAGAGAGCCGCGTTTATGCCTCATTCGCCCACAAGTTCATCTGTCCTCAAACGAATTGCTCCTGCAGGCATCAA GGATGAATACCATTTCAGTTCCATTGGAAATCAGAAGTGGAACGCACGCAAGCTCTCCAATCTGTCAGAGTAAAGTTTGTGGTGATAG AGTGGAGACTATTGACTGCGGTGATAAGGCTGCAGCGTGGCTTTCAGTCTTGCTTGGACAGCCATGTCGCCTCATAAGACAAAATCCTGATTTCACTCGACATATGAAAAAGAAGTCTGATACAAGAG CCGCCATCTCCTCGTCACTCTCCCTGGTGAATGAAGCGCAGTATCTCATGATCAACCGTGCAAGTGTGGAGCTCATTCACAAAGTAATGAGCAGCAG GCAAGACGATCCTGAGATTGACATAGAGAACATCATCGGTCGTTTCCGAGCCAATTTTGTTATCGcagggtttgaaccatttgaggAGGACATGTGGTCAAACTTGATTATTGGCAACGTTCCATTCATG GTAAGAGGGCAATGTGGACGGTGCCAAATGGTTGGAGTCGATCAGAGCACTGGAACCAAAACAAAGGAGCCTCTGATATCTCTTTCTGCATACCGCAATGGAAAG GTTACATTTGGTGTATACTTGACCCACCAGTTGCCAGACGATTCACCAACAGCTGGTGTTCTCAGTGCTGGTTCCCACATACTGCCAGAGCTCCATGCTTCTTAA